The sequence below is a genomic window from Desulfovibrio oxyclinae DSM 11498.
GCCTCCTAGAATGCGTTGGAATATTTGAAGGGCTGCGCCGCCCATGCGATGCCGAGGATGGTATCGGCGTTGCCGTTAATCAGCGACGACGAGTTTATGACGTCGAAGCCGCCCGAGAAAAACGAAAACAGCCCGGGCGAGCCGAACGCCTGCTCAACCGTGTTGCCCTCAACCCACCGTTCAATATTGTTCCGGCCTCCGTCCATGTCAGAGGACACGAAAAACCAGTCCTGCGTGGCAGTTGCATTTTTTCCCAGCATGGCCAGGGG
It includes:
- a CDS encoding DUF7483 domain-containing protein — its product is MNAPAETYIAYVFRSVPGFSEVFSFEGNGSNAGPRANLGFLPLAMLGKNATATQDWFFVSSDMDGGRNNIERWVEGNTVEQAFGSPGLFSFFSGGFDVINSSSLINGNADTILGIAWAAQPFKYSNAF